Part of the Primulina huaijiensis isolate GDHJ02 unplaced genomic scaffold, ASM1229523v2 scaffold41941, whole genome shotgun sequence genome, TCGAGTATATAgagaattgaaaaataaaacatagcATAAAAATTTACCATAAGTTCCGAGATAAAGATATTTATTGCCAAAAACTCTTCCAATTCTTGCTTCCCATCGTCCATTGTGATGATGTCTGCAAGAATATTGCAACaagtttatattaaaatattgagTAAAATTAACATGTAATTATATATTCACcacatataattaataatttaactcatattttaatttaatttaacctCTCAATATTGTCTCATATCATGGCATAGTTAATGGATTTTACCCAAGATCAAACTACCCTTAATAGTAGATAATGAAATATTATAGTATACTTTTTGTACCTTGCAACTCCTCTATACTTGGATACTCCCCTAGAGAAACCACTGCTTTTCCTGTaatttttcaataataataataataataaaagaattAGTATTTCAAATgtaaatttgataataaatattaaaagattgaATTATTGTTCATTAAATTAAACTCTTACCTCCTTAATGATCCAATATATTCTTCCCTAGACTGTCCATCCATCTCTATTAGCTCTTTCTCATATGTGGTCAACTGTAATTCAAAATCATCccattatatttatatataattacgATTCTTAAAAATctcattataaattataattttatttataattattatgtaACAATTAAATTACCGGGAAATTGAGAATAGTGTCTTGACCCCAATACTTGAGTGCAGCCAAGTCATAAGCATGTGCAGCTGCGTCTTCATCATCATAGGCACCTTCACACATTAAAAGATACAACCAAATCTTTCACCGATGTCGTAAATTACGAAAGAACGAAATCGAATATTGTCTTAACGCAATgtgaaattttaattatcattttgaaTTTTACAAGATACATTTGATCGATGTAAATTATGTGATTCTATGACGGTAAACTAATTCGTCGAAAAcattttagtttttaaataacATGTAAGAGTGATCGAGACTCACCAAGATAGACTGCATTTTCAATCAAATCGCCACCAAATTAGTACCAAGCCATGCATATATAGAGAACAAAAAGATATTATCAGTaccaataataaatttaaataaaagaaccAAGAAACTATATAAAGTTGCATTTAATTTCAATgtgtttttcaagaaaaaaaatttgaaaacgaACCTTGTCTGCCTTTCTTGTTTTGTGCCTCGTTCCAGCAATTCTTATCCCACAAATGTGCTTCGTATCTCCCCGTCCATCGGTGCCTATAGCGTCGTCCAACCAAAACATATTATCAAGTTAATCGATGATCTAATATATTGCGTAAACCGAAAATTGTAGTAGtccatatatttcaaattttcaagactaAGTTAGATATCCGTCACATTAATGTATTGGTCATCGAAAGATCGATTTCCGAATAAAAACAATCGATCAAATCCTAAAACCTTGTCACCCCGCGATAGATGGAGCTCCGTTGAGGAGGGGAGTCTCTAGGGATCGTCTTCCGAGTACGTTTAGCCTTCATCCCGGGATTCGTTGCGTGGTTAGCATTAGTGTTCTTTGAAGGGTTGTCAAGAATGTTCTTCTGCGATAGCTTTCCCATAGGATTTTATGTATGTAATTAATGGTTAAGTTAGGAGAGGATTAGTTGAAGGATTAATATGACTAGGTCTTCGAATGTTAGGgtttttaaagagaaaaaaatgagGTGAAAGAATGTGGGCTGTCAAATGGCAGGAAAATGACTGCCGGCGTGAATGATTTGGCCGTNAAGTATCAATCGTTCTTATAACTGTAACAATTGCTACAATCATCTCCTAAATCCTAATAGTTCTTGGAAATAAAACTTATAAAATTTGGTTAAAATACTAACTGTAGTGTCGGACTTTTACAGTTGAACTAAACTAACGACCCTAAAATTCTTCGGTATTCTGCCTAAGGGGCGCATCTTCAGACACGCACTTTTATTCGGAGATTATGGGACAAAGTGATAATTAGTTTGGTggtgcattttttttattagatgaCAACCTTTGATGCAAGATAACGTAAGTATTTATAATATCTGAAATAATACGTATAATTTCAACTGTAGTGAAAtgctgtatatatatataaggatgtgaacaattaaaatattatctttCACACTAAAAGATACCTAAGAAAACTATATGAAATGATTAAATTATATGTTTTCAGGAGTACTtttatttctcatttttcaGATATTATATGTTCCGTAAATGATTTACTGCATAAaaaattggtaaaaaaattatcaatctcACATGAACCAGTCGCTAACTTACGTACGTccgaaataatttttttatattcggTTCAAGATTGTGTGTAGTCTATTAATGAATACAAAAACTTTGTAATTTTGTGTCACTGTCATAACTATAAAATTCAAGCATTaaaaaagccaaaaaaaaaaaaactaacaaacAAATTCTACAAAATATTTGCACGACGACTTCTGTAAAAGCGAATGAATGGCTGATCTCAATAAATactgaaaaataaattcaatttactAAATTTCATAAGGCAAAAACAtgtgtgagacatatctcttatttgagtcatccatgaaaaagtattactttttatgctaagagtattactttttattgtgaatatcgataggattgaccggtctcacagataaaaaacATGCAAAGAATTtctaacaaattaaaaatcagTCCATCGCTCCACAGAATTAGTAACTATTTCTTTTTAATTGTAATTTCAAATACTAATTATAACACTtcatattatatcaaaattcaaatcCCTTGATGCAATTCCAGTATTTGCATTTAGAATAATACTATAGGtacaaccaaaatatcataCAACGATATGTACAACAATAATATCGTGATATTTTGctattatatcgtgagattttgttattatttcgtgagattttgtattgaatttatcgtgagattttgataaatgaaatttttgtattgaattttttatgttGTAAGAATGGTTGTATGAATTTGGTTGTACATATAGCATTACTCTTGCATTTAAATGCAACACTTTGTTAGAGAGAAGTATGACAAAATTAATAAAGTCTTGTAATTAAATTATCAGGTTTTGGCAGTGCTTAATTAGCTAGAAAGAGTTAAATGATGCAATCTGTGTATGAGTAAATATTATTGGTAGTATCAACGTTTGGTGGTTTTATTAGCTGCTCCGATTCAGATttactaatttaatcaaagatTTAGTCTTCTTCCTCCTAACTTCTTCCCCTGTCCCTATGctcttcttcctttttttttaaactcaAAACACGTGAGGAGAATGTACGTGTGCATGTATTTTTGTTATACAAAGCGACTTAAAATATTCAACCGTATGTAAAAGTTGAGTCCGTTttgtgtgagacaatctcacatatttatatcTATGAGATGGGCAGTGGCAGAGCCACATgcacatatgcccgagcttacccaatttttttttgtacaatttatatgtaaattttgtataattttagaataatatgatattagctcgggtagatcaatttaaaatattaaaagattctagTTTAAAATTATAGTCCAGGCATAaccatatttctggctccgtCCATGGAGATGGG contains:
- the LOC140969493 gene encoding AP2-like ethylene-responsive transcription factor At1g16060, whose protein sequence is MGKLSQKNILDNPSKNTNANHATNPGMKAKRTRKTIPRDSPPQRSSIYRGVTRHRWTGRYEAHLWDKNCWNEAQNKKGRQVYLGAYDDEDAAAHAYDLAALKYWGQDTILNFPLTTYEKELIEMDGQSREEYIGSLRRKSSGFSRGVSKYRGVARHHHNGRWEARIGRVFGNKYLYLGTYATQEEAAVAYDMAAIEYRGLNAVTNFDLSRYIKWLKPNNNNI